The proteins below are encoded in one region of Paenibacillus sp. YYML68:
- a CDS encoding pyruvate, water dikinase regulatory protein, whose amino-acid sequence MSNSGALKPVVFVASDSAGDTGEAVVRAATVQFEPLEADIRRSPFIKGRADIDILMQAVKLRGGTIVFTLVIPELRDYLIQEAEKNGIPYVDLLGPVIRALEHSFNQEASHRPGMIHRLDEDYFRKVEAIEFAVKYDDGRDFNGVLQADIVLVGVSRTSKTPLSMYLAHKKYKVANVPLVPEIAPPDQLFTVSPKKMIGLRIDPHKLNMIRTERLKTLGLPGNATYANTERILKELAFADTIMSKIGCTVIDVSNKAVEETASMIIDLMRSR is encoded by the coding sequence ATGAGCAATTCAGGGGCGCTTAAGCCGGTTGTTTTTGTGGCCTCCGACTCGGCTGGCGATACGGGCGAAGCCGTCGTTCGAGCCGCTACCGTCCAGTTCGAGCCGCTAGAGGCTGATATTCGCAGGTCACCCTTTATCAAAGGGCGTGCAGACATTGATATACTCATGCAGGCGGTCAAGCTTCGTGGAGGGACGATCGTCTTTACGCTCGTTATTCCTGAGCTTCGCGATTATTTAATCCAAGAGGCAGAGAAGAACGGCATTCCGTATGTCGATCTGCTTGGCCCCGTAATTCGTGCGCTAGAGCATTCGTTCAATCAGGAGGCCAGTCACCGTCCTGGTATGATTCACCGACTGGATGAAGACTATTTCCGCAAAGTCGAGGCGATCGAATTCGCAGTTAAATACGATGACGGCCGGGACTTTAACGGTGTGCTGCAGGCAGATATCGTGCTGGTAGGCGTATCCCGTACCTCGAAGACACCTCTCTCCATGTATTTGGCCCATAAGAAGTACAAGGTCGCGAATGTGCCACTCGTGCCCGAGATCGCGCCGCCAGATCAACTGTTCACCGTTTCTCCCAAAAAAATGATCGGTCTTCGAATTGATCCCCATAAGCTGAATATGATACGAACAGAAAGACTGAAGACTCTTGGCTTGCCAGGCAACGCCACCTACGCGAACACGGAGCGCATACTGAAGGAGCTTGCGTTCGCCGATACGATTATGAGCAAAATCGGCTGTACCGTTATTGATGTGTCGAATAAAGCGGTGGAGGAAACAGCGAGCATGATCATCGATCTTATGCGTTCGCGGTAG
- a CDS encoding YaiI/YqxD family protein, which translates to MFKIMVDADACPVKPEIRQAAALHGVPVLMVASFDHRLQPEEGVQIVQVDRSSQSADLYIANKVSPGDVLVTQDFGLAALALGKRAYAMSNRGQLYQDKSIDFLLERRHEQARLRRGGKYTKGPKPFTEQDRQIFLQSLTKLLSRLQENHTT; encoded by the coding sequence ATGTTCAAAATAATGGTTGACGCCGATGCGTGCCCGGTTAAGCCAGAAATTCGGCAAGCTGCGGCGCTACACGGCGTTCCCGTCCTTATGGTTGCCTCCTTCGATCACCGGCTGCAGCCGGAGGAAGGGGTGCAGATCGTGCAGGTTGACCGGTCAAGCCAGTCGGCTGATCTGTATATCGCGAATAAGGTAAGCCCTGGAGATGTGCTCGTTACGCAGGACTTTGGACTTGCCGCATTGGCTTTGGGCAAGCGGGCTTATGCGATGTCTAACAGAGGACAGTTGTATCAAGATAAGTCGATTGATTTCTTGCTTGAGCGCCGACATGAGCAAGCGAGGCTGAGGCGCGGGGGGAAGTATACGAAGGGGCCGAAGCCGTTCACCGAGCAAGATCGACAAATATTTCTACAATCTTTGACAAAACTTTTGTCGAGGTTGCAGGAAAATCACACGACATAG
- a CDS encoding diacylglycerol kinase translates to MTPQGKWQRSFRYAYEGVQYALATQRNMRFHFFTAFAALVLALMLGLSKADVLFILLAVTLVIVAELMNTAIEKAVDLAMPDIHPLAKIAKDVAAAAVLVTAAFAVMTGMIVFYEPLDRLVRTGQALQGGVLTAGAVWVLLSLIILTVIVVQTRFTDKGTWMKPSLFSAVAFAVATLIAYRAHDTLTALLGYFLALLLTFALHDKRRRPFASQLLGALLGSLMTVLVFYLYPL, encoded by the coding sequence TTGACTCCGCAGGGCAAGTGGCAGCGAAGCTTCCGCTATGCGTATGAAGGCGTCCAATATGCCCTTGCAACCCAGCGCAACATGAGATTTCACTTCTTCACGGCGTTCGCGGCGCTGGTCCTTGCCTTGATGCTCGGGCTGTCTAAGGCTGACGTCTTGTTCATCCTGCTAGCGGTTACGCTCGTCATTGTAGCCGAGCTGATGAATACCGCCATTGAGAAGGCGGTAGACCTCGCAATGCCTGACATTCATCCGCTGGCCAAAATCGCGAAGGATGTCGCTGCAGCCGCGGTACTGGTGACTGCGGCTTTTGCCGTTATGACCGGGATGATCGTGTTCTACGAGCCGCTGGATCGGCTGGTGCGCACGGGTCAAGCGCTGCAGGGCGGCGTCCTGACTGCAGGCGCCGTATGGGTGCTGCTGTCGCTGATCATTCTGACCGTTATCGTCGTGCAGACGCGCTTCACCGATAAGGGAACATGGATGAAGCCGAGCTTGTTCAGCGCGGTTGCATTCGCCGTGGCGACGCTGATCGCATATCGGGCGCATGACACGCTCACGGCGCTGCTTGGCTACTTCCTCGCATTATTGCTGACGTTCGCGCTTCATGATAAGAGACGCAGGCCGTTCGCCTCGCAGCTTCTCGGAGCGCTGCTCGGCAGCTTGATGACGGTTCTTGTTTTTTATTTATATCCGCTGTAA
- the recO gene encoding DNA repair protein RecO codes for MQHRLQGIVIRGIDYGEGNKIVTVFTKEQGKVSFVARGAKKVKSKFGSAVQLFTLGDYSYYKSGQLGSLQHAEIEDSFQKLRESLDLAAYASCLAELTERMFGDHEGHPYMFEQLKGSLAALRDGKDMQIVLHLYEMKMFMQAGYAPELEQCVLCRGHSEAVTFSSNLGGILCESCRLREPEAVRLTPGALKLLRLFQQLDVRRLGQIDVKPETKALLKTMMRTYFDTHIAIKLKSRDFLDQLYKYDL; via the coding sequence ATGCAGCACAGGTTGCAAGGAATCGTAATTCGCGGGATTGACTATGGGGAAGGCAACAAAATAGTGACGGTGTTCACCAAGGAGCAAGGGAAGGTGAGCTTCGTCGCCCGCGGCGCGAAAAAAGTAAAGAGCAAGTTCGGCTCTGCGGTGCAACTGTTCACACTGGGCGATTATTCGTATTATAAATCGGGTCAGCTCGGCTCGCTGCAGCATGCCGAAATCGAGGATTCGTTCCAGAAGCTTCGCGAAAGCCTCGATCTCGCCGCCTATGCATCCTGCTTGGCTGAGCTGACCGAGCGCATGTTCGGAGACCATGAGGGGCATCCTTACATGTTCGAGCAGCTAAAGGGGAGCCTAGCCGCATTGAGGGACGGGAAAGATATGCAGATCGTACTCCACCTGTATGAGATGAAAATGTTCATGCAGGCTGGCTACGCTCCCGAGCTCGAGCAATGTGTGCTATGTCGGGGTCATTCGGAAGCGGTTACGTTCAGCAGCAACTTGGGTGGCATCCTATGCGAGAGCTGTCGCCTGCGTGAGCCGGAGGCCGTTCGTCTGACGCCCGGTGCACTGAAGCTGCTGCGCTTATTCCAGCAGCTCGATGTGCGCCGGCTCGGTCAGATTGATGTGAAGCCGGAAACGAAGGCACTTTTGAAGACGATGATGCGAACTTATTTCGATACGCACATTGCGATCAAGCTGAAGTCCAGAGATTTTCTAGACCAGCTGTATAAATACGACTTGTGA
- a CDS encoding YqzL family protein produces MRDFSWKYFSMTGDVDAYLLYKEMNGGPEAEEPELEQDTAALHEEWLQ; encoded by the coding sequence ATGAGAGATTTTTCGTGGAAGTATTTTTCGATGACTGGAGATGTGGATGCCTACCTGCTTTATAAAGAAATGAACGGCGGTCCGGAGGCTGAAGAGCCGGAGCTTGAGCAAGACACAGCTGCCTTGCACGAGGAATGGCTGCAATAG
- the rpoD gene encoding RNA polymerase sigma factor RpoD: MANDQRTEIETELTLEQVKDQLIEQGKKRSAITYKEIMEKLAPFDQDPEQIDEFFEHLQEMGIDVGNESDEEHEMGPMEHDDFQFDDDLSLPPGIKINDPVRMYLKEIGRVPLLSAEDEVDLAKRIELGDEEAKRRLAEANLRLVVSIAKRYVGRGMLFLDLIQEGNMGLIKAVEKFDHTKGYKFSTYATWWIRQAITRAIADQARTIRIPVHMVETINKLIRVSRQLLQELGREPTPEEIAKEMDLSTDKVREIMKIAQEPVSLETPIGEEDDSHLGDFIEDQEALAPADAAAYELLKEQLEDVLDTLTEREENVLRLRFGLDDGRTRTLEEVGKVFGVTRERIRQIEAKALRKLRHPSRSKRLKDFLE; this comes from the coding sequence ATGGCGAACGATCAACGCACTGAAATAGAGACCGAGTTGACGTTAGAGCAGGTAAAAGACCAATTAATCGAACAAGGAAAGAAACGTTCGGCCATTACGTACAAGGAAATTATGGAAAAGCTGGCTCCTTTCGATCAAGATCCGGAGCAAATCGACGAATTCTTCGAGCATCTTCAGGAGATGGGCATCGATGTCGGCAACGAGTCGGATGAAGAGCATGAGATGGGTCCGATGGAGCATGACGATTTCCAATTCGATGATGACCTGTCCCTGCCGCCGGGCATCAAGATCAACGATCCGGTTCGGATGTACTTGAAGGAAATCGGCCGTGTGCCGCTTCTGTCTGCCGAGGATGAGGTAGACCTCGCGAAGCGCATTGAGCTCGGGGATGAGGAAGCGAAGCGTCGATTGGCCGAAGCGAACCTGCGACTTGTCGTCAGCATAGCGAAGCGTTATGTTGGACGCGGCATGCTGTTCCTCGATCTCATTCAAGAGGGCAACATGGGCTTGATCAAGGCGGTTGAGAAGTTCGACCATACGAAGGGCTATAAGTTCAGTACATATGCAACCTGGTGGATTCGTCAGGCCATTACCCGTGCGATCGCGGACCAAGCGAGAACGATCCGTATTCCTGTGCACATGGTAGAGACGATCAATAAGCTCATTCGCGTGTCGCGGCAGCTCCTGCAGGAGCTTGGGCGTGAACCGACACCGGAGGAAATTGCGAAGGAAATGGACCTGAGCACCGATAAGGTTCGTGAAATTATGAAAATCGCGCAGGAGCCGGTATCGCTTGAAACGCCGATCGGTGAAGAGGACGATTCGCATCTGGGCGACTTCATCGAAGATCAAGAGGCACTGGCACCAGCCGATGCAGCTGCTTATGAGCTTCTGAAGGAACAGCTGGAGGATGTGCTGGATACGTTGACCGAGCGTGAGGAGAACGTGCTTCGTCTACGCTTCGGACTCGATGACGGCCGTACAAGGACGCTGGAAGAAGTAGGCAAAGTGTTCGGAGTCACACGTGAGCGTATTCGACAGATTGAGGCGAAGGCGCTGCGGAAGCTTCGTCATCCGAGCCGAAGCAAGCGGTTGAAGGATTTTCTCGAATAG
- the cdd gene encoding cytidine deaminase: protein MEQAKLIEQAKLARERAYTPYSRFKVGSALLDASGRVHLGCNVENAAYGPTNCAERTALFRAIADGEAAGSFKAIAVIGDTEQPIAPCGVCRQVLIELCAPDMPVYMANLRGDVAVTTVAALLPGAFTSQDLDGGTNS from the coding sequence ATGGAGCAAGCGAAGCTGATCGAACAGGCCAAACTAGCGCGTGAGCGCGCGTATACGCCATATTCCCGCTTCAAGGTCGGCAGTGCACTGCTGGATGCGTCAGGCCGGGTGCATCTGGGCTGCAACGTCGAGAATGCAGCTTACGGTCCGACGAACTGCGCGGAGCGTACAGCGCTGTTCCGCGCCATTGCCGACGGGGAAGCGGCGGGGAGCTTTAAGGCGATCGCCGTTATCGGCGACACCGAGCAGCCGATTGCGCCATGCGGCGTATGCAGGCAGGTGCTCATTGAGCTGTGCGCGCCGGATATGCCGGTATATATGGCTAATCTTCGGGGAGACGTCGCTGTTACGACGGTGGCGGCGCTGCTGCCCGGAGCTTTCACATCACAAGATTTGGACGGGGGAACGAACAGTTAA
- the dnaG gene encoding DNA primase, whose product MSNGRIPQPVVDAVLKAHDIVEVVGKYVHLTKQGHYMKGLCPFHSEKTASFTVTPEKQIYHCYGCQAGGNVIGFVADIEGLSYGQAIRKLAEEASLDVQFGLATDGPETKENKDRTKLLEAYELAEKLYQYILHNTEQGKAAKQYLRNRGLSDKLMEAFGLGYAPQRWDTLVNLLEKKQFPLTLMEQGGLISAKQDGTGYVDKFRDRVIFPIRDWKGQTVAFGGRLMGDGQPKYLNSPESMLFHKSRTLYNMHAARPQIRKTQELALFEGYLDVIRSWDAGVHNGVATMGTALTPEHAEQIRRLAERVVVVYDGDSAGQAAAYKSIPLLENAGCQVRIALLPSGMDPDEYIGKYGSERFVREIMDPAVPSIKYKLLYFRRNYKMQEDGERLRYIQQALRVIAGLASPIEREHYVKELTTEFRYSFDTAMQALNEIRLQAEKKEAQGDNKPNPWNNVRNNGRPRTQSPAIIPAYQFAEKQLLAVMIQDQEVAQYVEKQLGDGFNVEEHAAIAAYLYAYYAQGYEPNASMFIGMLQDDKLESLASSLTLIDNRNGVNEAVIDDYIREIKKYPLVQELEAKREQVKQAERSGDIPTALKLASEIISLEKQLKSS is encoded by the coding sequence ATGAGTAACGGACGCATTCCGCAGCCCGTCGTCGACGCAGTGCTGAAGGCTCACGACATCGTCGAGGTCGTTGGCAAATACGTCCACTTGACGAAGCAGGGACATTATATGAAGGGACTGTGTCCTTTCCACTCGGAGAAAACGGCTTCGTTCACCGTCACACCGGAGAAGCAGATCTATCATTGCTACGGCTGCCAAGCCGGTGGGAATGTAATCGGGTTCGTCGCCGATATTGAGGGATTGTCCTACGGGCAAGCGATTCGGAAGCTGGCGGAGGAGGCGAGTTTGGATGTTCAATTCGGACTTGCTACAGACGGCCCAGAGACGAAGGAGAACAAGGATCGGACGAAGCTGCTCGAGGCATATGAGCTGGCGGAGAAGCTGTACCAGTACATCCTGCATAACACCGAGCAGGGGAAGGCGGCCAAGCAATATTTACGCAACCGCGGGCTTAGCGATAAGCTGATGGAGGCGTTCGGGCTCGGCTACGCGCCGCAGCGCTGGGATACGCTGGTGAACTTGCTGGAGAAGAAGCAGTTTCCGCTAACGCTCATGGAGCAAGGCGGTCTTATATCCGCTAAGCAGGACGGCACTGGCTATGTGGATAAGTTTCGCGATCGGGTTATTTTTCCCATACGGGACTGGAAGGGGCAGACGGTCGCCTTCGGTGGACGATTGATGGGTGACGGGCAGCCCAAATATTTAAACAGTCCCGAATCGATGCTGTTCCACAAGAGCAGGACGCTGTACAACATGCACGCAGCAAGACCTCAGATACGCAAAACGCAGGAGCTGGCTCTGTTCGAAGGCTATCTTGACGTTATTCGCTCATGGGATGCAGGCGTACACAACGGCGTTGCTACGATGGGAACGGCACTGACGCCGGAGCATGCGGAGCAGATCCGAAGATTGGCCGAGCGCGTTGTCGTTGTATACGACGGCGACTCAGCCGGGCAAGCGGCAGCTTACAAGAGCATTCCGCTGCTGGAGAATGCAGGCTGTCAGGTTAGAATCGCACTGCTGCCAAGCGGTATGGACCCTGACGAGTATATTGGCAAATACGGTTCTGAACGATTTGTACGCGAGATTATGGATCCCGCTGTACCATCGATCAAATATAAGCTTCTATATTTTCGCAGAAACTATAAGATGCAGGAGGATGGGGAGAGGCTACGATACATACAGCAGGCACTTCGGGTTATCGCAGGTCTTGCGTCGCCGATTGAACGAGAGCACTACGTAAAGGAGCTGACCACGGAGTTTCGTTATTCCTTCGATACCGCTATGCAAGCGTTGAATGAAATCAGGCTACAAGCGGAAAAAAAGGAAGCACAAGGGGATAATAAACCTAATCCGTGGAATAATGTTAGGAATAACGGGAGGCCCCGAACACAGTCTCCTGCGATCATTCCTGCATATCAGTTTGCCGAAAAGCAGCTGCTTGCGGTTATGATTCAGGATCAAGAGGTCGCCCAGTACGTGGAAAAACAGCTCGGAGACGGCTTTAATGTAGAGGAGCATGCGGCAATTGCTGCTTACCTGTACGCTTATTACGCGCAAGGCTACGAACCGAATGCAAGCATGTTCATCGGAATGCTTCAAGATGACAAGCTAGAGAGCTTGGCGAGCTCCTTAACCTTAATAGATAATCGCAATGGCGTGAATGAAGCCGTCATTGACGATTACATCCGCGAAATAAAGAAGTACCCTCTCGTGCAAGAGCTCGAAGCGAAGAGAGAGCAAGTGAAACAAGCAGAACGCTCGGGAGATATCCCGACCGCTCTGAAGCTGGCAAGTGAAATCATTTCCTTGGAGAAGCAGCTGAAGTCATCATGA
- the era gene encoding GTPase Era — protein sequence MSSTSTTKQNSFRSGFVAIIGRPNVGKSTLMNQVIGQKIAIMSDKPQTTRNKIHGVYTTDDSQIVFLDTPGIHKSSSKLGDYMMKAAESALKEVEAILFLVDVVEGIGGGDRYIIEQLKKVTTPVILVLNKIDQVQPEALLPIIVTYKELYPFAEIVPVSALNGNNVNTLMTQIVKFLPNGPQYYPADQVTDHPEQFVCAELIREKILHLTREEIPHSIAVGIEDMKVQDNGVVYIGAVIYVERDSQKGIIIGKKGALLKEVGQKARADIEALLGSRVFLELWVKVKKDWRNKDVVLKDLGFRHE from the coding sequence ATGTCATCTACATCTACTACGAAGCAGAACAGCTTCCGATCGGGCTTCGTTGCGATCATCGGAAGACCGAACGTCGGTAAGTCAACGCTCATGAATCAGGTCATTGGACAGAAGATCGCGATTATGTCCGATAAGCCGCAGACGACACGGAACAAAATACATGGTGTGTATACGACGGATGATTCTCAGATCGTCTTCCTCGATACGCCCGGCATTCATAAATCGTCTTCGAAGCTCGGAGACTATATGATGAAAGCGGCGGAGAGTGCGCTCAAGGAGGTCGAGGCGATCTTATTCCTCGTTGACGTCGTCGAAGGGATCGGCGGCGGGGATCGTTACATCATCGAGCAGCTGAAGAAGGTGACAACTCCGGTCATTCTGGTCTTGAACAAAATTGACCAGGTACAGCCAGAGGCACTGCTGCCTATTATCGTCACGTACAAGGAGCTGTATCCGTTCGCGGAGATTGTGCCGGTCTCGGCGTTGAACGGCAACAATGTCAATACGCTGATGACACAGATCGTGAAATTTTTGCCGAACGGTCCCCAGTATTACCCGGCTGATCAAGTGACCGATCATCCTGAGCAATTCGTCTGCGCGGAGCTGATTCGCGAGAAGATTCTACATCTGACCCGTGAGGAGATTCCGCATTCGATCGCGGTCGGCATCGAGGATATGAAGGTGCAGGATAACGGCGTTGTCTATATTGGCGCAGTTATTTACGTGGAGCGGGACTCTCAGAAGGGGATCATCATCGGCAAGAAGGGCGCGCTGCTTAAGGAGGTCGGCCAGAAGGCGAGAGCTGACATCGAGGCGCTGCTCGGCTCGAGAGTGTTCCTGGAGCTGTGGGTGAAGGTGAAGAAGGATTGGCGCAACAAGGACGTTGTGCTGAAGGACCTCGGCTTCCGCCACGAATAG